One Salvia splendens isolate huo1 chromosome 1, SspV2, whole genome shotgun sequence genomic window, attcgggtctgactatggagtgagtccctactcaggctagtgtacaccaatggggatcgtgagccgtcttttgggttgGCTGGTCCAGTGATtgagtttgcggccacattctcgtttcacattatgttgttgatgttgatgagattgatgttgatgttgatgattgcttagtggggagtgagtccctactatgagtttaatcgaattcgggccctagcaagggtgcgtccctactcggactagtgtacacgatgaggaccgcGAGTCAccgtacgggttggccggttttcgtgctcgtggaaagtggcccccttacacggcaccctaaagaacagatatggcagtttcttaaataattcaagcaGAAATGGATGTGTtctgaaatgatgaggaaaaaagatttgaggatgagttggaagtttgtgtttgagatatttttagtgtctcgggccttttcaagttaaaaccccgaggtcactcaatggtgacatgatataactgtttttataaaattattttgacatttgtccactgagtgcatcaagtactcagccctgcatttctttttaaaaatgtgcaggttgagcgtgacgggtgcggtgggtgttgagcaagaccgttgaagaaatttaagtgtttagaatgtgtcatatcttcacacgtggcacattccttctctcaaatgcttccgctgagtagttATCCTTATTTTAAGTTCTTGTATCGcagagataatattcatttttgaattgttgattgttgagatactatGATTTTATTCGAACTATTCCCATTTATTTCGAGCTATGATCGAGTTGTATTGTTTTTCCCTTTATTCCCCGCTCCTTAAAttctcccctagtcgcgataattcgtgttttctatccttataaaatgcgggcgtgacatagACTtaacaatatatatacataaaatgaGTGATGCATAAAAAAGTTGGTCATTAGTTAATAAATAATTCATCGGAACCATGATCTGAAAAATACCACATTCCATCACAGCGAAAACGAAATAAATGTGGTTTAACAGATGCAGTAGGCACGAATTATTTGCAGTTTCTAGgtgcaaacataaaaaataaaataagcaatAATATGCATATAAACAGACATAAGTTACTAAAGCTAGGAAGTTGGCTAGCTTTAATTTACTTTATTCACATACTATTTCCGGTAGGGGCGCTTATGCCTCGTCTCAGGCAGCCCTATGAACAACTCCGTCTCCACATCCGACACCTCACTGATCTCCGCAGATGGCACCACTGCTCTCTCCTCGTTtgatcatcctcctcctcctcctccccctccgcctcgtgcttgaagtccaAACTGCAACCCCTTATAATTAGTTGCAATCTTGTCTTAGAATTCCAAAAACATCTCAAAATTGGCATTGATTGTTCCCTAGAAATACTTTACATGAATAGGGTATGAAATTGACTATATCTATGATCATATtatatcataataataataataataataataataataataataataataattgaaattaCCTTCTCACACAGCATTGCATTTTCAGCAGCTAGGGCTTTCTCCTATATTTAAAATATGCATGCAAAAATATtaattctttatttaattttcaaaccAAGTAATTTATTAACAAAAGCACATCAAGTGATTTTTATTTTGGTAAGGATTAATTGGTTTACCTTTTCCTTCAAATGCTCGATCTGCTGCTTGTACACTTGCATctatatacataaaaaaataaaatcaaaaaataaGATATCCGGTCTTGTGCAAGCAACCCTATCTATGTATAAATCATACCTTTCGTGCACGAATGGTGGTGACACTGCGCTCAAGCTGCTGCTCGAGCTGCTGCAGCTCCTCGATGGTGCACGGCCCTAAACCTTCACCAAGTAGTTTCCTGGATAGGGAAAAGTGAACTATAAATCAAAATTTCTTCTAAGAATTTGTAGACaacaacatatatatatattatatatattggAGTCAAGAAATTCAAACCGCTTTGATGATTCCAGCTGctcgattttttttatcatgctTGCAGCTTCGTGCTTCAATTGCTGCAGTTTGATGAGAAACTTGTCAATAAATACAAGGCTAATGAAATTTGCAATATTTTTTACAATCAAGAAACATTTGATGAAAAACCTGCATATTATGCTCCGAAGGTGGATTGTTAGCTTGGCTATCTTTAGTATACTTCTGGTAACGCTCGATCGACTCGTGCATGCTAACAAGATTACAcatcaaatcaaataaattagGTTAATTCAGATAGGTAGCATAAAATTTGAGATTAGAGAGATTCCTTGCTAGCAATGTACTTAaccaaattatttttaattaactgATACTGAtgttggaaaaaaattaatcaattttcaataaatataaattgatCATGTAGAACAACATAACATGAGTGCAACAAAATGCTTCAATTTTTAGTTACATGATATTTTGAAGATTAACTAGAGCAATTTCTAACTTTTAGATAACTACTATATTCAAGTCAATGACAAATCGTCAAGCATAAGGATTTTCAATGTCAAATCTTCAAGTTTGTTAAGGCTACATATTAGTGAAAAACAGTCACATTTGAAATGAGGTCCCATGCATTTACTTCTGTTAAGCATTAGTCAAAATCTTTAAGTACGACACCACTAAATGTAGTGATATGAAAATTGATTCATATACATGGCAAACttataattaaatatcataTACATCTAATTTCATATATAGCCAATAAATTATCCACTCAAAATCAAGTGCTCACCAATAGACTTTAGTAGTTTCCTAGTAGAATGTAAGGCTGCATTGATTGTGGTAACAATTTTCATCATGTACTATTACCCTTATTTAATTGACATAACAATGACCAAGGTGAATAGGgaatcatttttttctctcgACTTAATTTCATATAAATAGATGTCCTTTCATCACCAATTTCAACCATTCCACTCacctctctcttctttttgaacaATACAAAAATTAATCTTATCATATCAAAATCTGTTTATTTAATCTATCTATACCCCAAATGTAAATCTTGTAAGCATACACACACACGTGATGATACTTGAGTGTGACTGACTGCATAAAACTACACAAACACAATTACATACACACATatgtatatatgcatgtatGCATTCATTCTCTGAGCTAGTAAAGAGAGAATCTTTAAGCACATTATGTGATTTAAGTACTAAAAAGGAGGTAAGAGATAAATAAAGAAATGTGTGCTAAGTGTTATGGTATCTGCAACATTGTATATGGAAGTCCGTACAAGCATTTGGTGCACAACAAAGGATTCCATGAGTGTGATGTAAAGGGAACATATCAAGACCACTGCCTCTTCATCAAAGACAAGATAGATGCTCTTGCAACAATATAAGTGTACTACAATCTTGACAACTGGCCTTTTCCATATTTATCCTTCAAAAAACTAAATGTATATATAACCACTCTCTATCACTCCTGCTCCACTAAACACCAATTTAGCTAGTACTACTCACTCTAATATCTTTTCTATCTTTGCCATCATCACATTTTTCTATAATGCTTAGTGGGAATCAATCTCTAAGCTTTACTTGCAGATGTATCACATTTTTATATCAAGATTTGCATCTCATTTTATAGCCCTCTACTCTAGTCTCTAGCTAGCTACTCTAGATTTAAAGCTCAGAATTGTATGATATGATAACACCTGGCTTTGTAATTATTCAAGAAAACTAAAAAGTCGACtgcttttaaataaatttgatgCGATCAAGAAACTAAAAACAAGATACTAGTATTAGTTTTTTTTGAATCAAGAAATGATGTAGTGCTACTATAATTTGATGAAAAGTTAAGGAAATTATCTAACAGAAATCAACCGAAAAATCAAACACCTTTTCCGTAGAGGAAAAAAGAAGAATGTTATGATTGTAATCATTGAATCCGATTACATATAGTGTTACACAAATTAACCccaaattttaattgaaaatttcaCATATTTTCCCAAAATTTTCCGTACATATGATATCACAGTTCATCTCTTCCTCAACCAAAAACAAGCAGCATTAAATGAAATGATAGATACATGTACACATACATACACATAGAAACTCACACATACTATGATAAAAACCCCATCTTTGAAACCCCAATTCATCATAGATGAGAAGTGGCTTCGAATTCAAGAGGCAAAACCACAGAATGAATAAATCACAAGATTTGGTGcacaataaacaaaagaatTGAAAAATGGATTCATCTCTTAAAGGGCAATAAAATCAGTAGCAATTAATGAAAGAGATTTTTTTTTCCATGAAACAGACTGTACGGACAAAATCACCCCTCCTTCAATTCCTCCCACAAATGGAAAGATCTGGGCAAGCCTAGCTAAAAACCTAAACTTGCTCAAGAAGAATCCATGATCCCACGAAACCCACCACCCCCACACGTGTGAAATCAAGAATTACCTTGAGCTTGCAAATTCATGGAGCTTTCCCCTAGGggagaagatgatgagggccaCCTCAGCATCGCAGAGAACTGAGAGCTCAAAGGCCTTCTTCAGCAGCCCATTTCTCCTCTTGGAGAAGGTCACTTGCCTGCTTGTGGCGTTCTCAATACGCCGCATCTGAGTCTTCCCTCTCACCATCTTCAAGCCCTTGTCaaagaaataaatttttatgaagagcaagtagaaaaaaaatcaaatctttgaGAGGAATGTTGCTGTGTGAGAGTGAATATGTAGAAAGTATTTGGATTACTCACTTCTGCAAAAAAGAAAGGTCTTGCAAAAAATTTCCCAAAATAAGTGGGTTTTTTGAGGAAACAAGAAGGGATGCTTACAAATATGGCAAACACCCAGAGAGACTTTTGGTTTGAGGTTCTAAAAAAGGGAAGAAACAAATATGGTGTGTTTATGTatattagagagagagagagggaaaaaaataataataatgattttaCAGAGAggatagtagtagtactactaggAGTAATATTCACAGTAACCCTTTTATGGGAATGGGGAAATGTATCAATCAAAATTGGGGAAATTAAAATGGCAAAAAATAGTTT contains:
- the LOC121809479 gene encoding MADS-box protein SOC1-like isoform X1, translated to MVRGKTQMRRIENATSRQVTFSKRRNGLLKKAFELSVLCDAEVALIIFSPRGKLHEFASSSMHESIERYQKYTKDSQANNPPSEHNMQQLKHEAASMIKKIEQLESSKRKLLGEGLGPCTIEELQQLEQQLERSVTTIRARKMQVYKQQIEHLKEKEKALAAENAMLCEKGLQFGLQARGGGGGGGGG
- the LOC121809479 gene encoding MADS-box protein SOC1-like isoform X2, with the protein product MVRGKTQMRRIENATSRQVTFSKRRNGLLKKAFELSVLCDAEVALIIFSPRGKLHEFASSSMHESIERYQKYTKDSQANNPPSEHNMQQLKHEAASMIKKIEQLESSKRKLLGEGLGPCTIEELQQLEQQLERSVTTIRARKMQVYKQQIEHLKEKEKALAAENAMLCEKFGLQARGGGGGGGGG